The Ranitomeya imitator isolate aRanImi1 chromosome 3, aRanImi1.pri, whole genome shotgun sequence genome has a window encoding:
- the LOC138672108 gene encoding fatty acid-binding protein, liver encodes MAFNGTWNVYAQENYDSFLRAVGLPEDVIKVAKDIKPVIEIQQNGNDFVVTSKTPKQSNTNSFTVGQESEITAIGGKKIKVTVNLEGGKLICKSDTFTHIQEVKGDEMVESITVGSATLIRKSKRA; translated from the exons ATGGCTTTCAATGGAACCTGGAATGTCTATGCTCAGGAGAACTATGATAGTTTCCTGAGGGCTGTAG GTTTGCCAGAAGATGTCATCAAAGTAGCAAAGGATATCAAGCCAGTGATTGAAATCCAGCAAAATGGAAATGACTTTGTTGTTACCTCAAAAACCCCAAAGCAAAGCAATACCAATTCCTTTACTGTTGGACAGGAGTCAGAAATCACTGCCATTGGTGGAAAGAAAATTAAG GTTACTGTTAATCTAGAAGGCGGAAAACTTATCTGCAAGAGTGACACATTTACTCACATACAGGAAGTCAAAGGAGATGAAATGGTGGAG tcaATCACAGTTGGCTCCGCAACACTAATCAGGAAAAGTAAGAGGGCTTAA